A genome region from Flavobacterium sp. CFS9 includes the following:
- the rpmF gene encoding 50S ribosomal protein L32, translating into MAHPKRKTSKTRRDKRRTHYKATVAQIATCPITGEAHLYHRAYWHEGKMYYRGQVVIDKSVAVA; encoded by the coding sequence ATGGCACATCCTAAGAGAAAGACCTCGAAAACAAGAAGAGATAAAAGAAGAACGCACTATAAAGCTACTGTAGCTCAGATCGCTACATGTCCTATTACAGGTGAAGCGCATTTATACCACAGAGCTTACTGGCATGAAGGTAAAATGTACTACAGAGGACAAGTTGTTATCGATAAATCTGTAGCGGTTGCTTAA
- a CDS encoding beta-ketoacyl-ACP synthase III has translation MNTITAAITAVGAYVPDFVLSNKVLETMVDTNDEWITTRTGIKERRILKDADKGTSFLAIKAAQDLIAKANIDPLEIDLIIMATATADMPVASTGVFVATEIGATNAFAYDLQAACSSFLYGMSTAAAYVQSGRYKKVLLIGADKMSSIVDYTDRATCIIFGDGAGAVLFEPNYEGLGLQDEYLRSDGVGRDFLKISAGGSLTPTTAETVQNKQHNIIQDGKTVFKYAVTNMADASELILQRNNLTNQDVNWLVPHQANRRIIDATASRMNLEDSKVLVNIEKYGNTTSATLPLVLSDFEHLLKKGDNIIFAAFGGGFTWGSIYLKWAYDKK, from the coding sequence ATGAATACAATCACAGCCGCAATTACCGCTGTTGGAGCTTACGTTCCCGACTTTGTACTTTCGAACAAAGTTTTGGAAACGATGGTCGATACCAATGACGAATGGATTACTACCCGTACCGGAATTAAAGAAAGAAGGATTTTAAAAGATGCTGATAAAGGAACATCGTTTCTTGCTATAAAAGCAGCACAGGATTTAATAGCAAAAGCTAATATTGATCCGTTAGAGATTGATCTGATTATTATGGCAACAGCTACAGCAGATATGCCGGTAGCCTCTACAGGAGTTTTTGTTGCAACAGAAATTGGAGCTACCAATGCATTTGCTTATGATTTGCAGGCGGCATGTTCAAGTTTCTTATACGGAATGTCTACTGCTGCAGCTTATGTGCAGTCAGGAAGATATAAAAAAGTACTATTAATTGGTGCCGATAAAATGTCATCAATTGTAGATTATACAGACAGAGCAACTTGTATTATTTTTGGTGACGGAGCAGGAGCCGTTTTATTCGAACCAAATTACGAAGGCTTAGGCTTACAAGATGAATACTTACGAAGCGACGGTGTAGGACGCGATTTTCTTAAAATTTCTGCAGGAGGTTCTTTAACTCCAACTACAGCGGAGACTGTACAAAACAAACAACACAATATTATTCAGGACGGAAAAACCGTTTTTAAATATGCTGTAACCAATATGGCTGATGCCAGCGAATTGATTTTACAAAGAAACAATCTTACGAATCAGGACGTGAACTGGTTAGTGCCACATCAGGCAAACAGACGTATCATCGATGCTACTGCAAGCAGAATGAATCTTGAGGATTCAAAAGTATTGGTGAATATTGAAAAGTATGGTAACACCACTTCAGCTACGTTGCCATTAGTATTAAGCGACTTTGAACATTTGCTTAAAAAAGGAGATAATATTATTTTTGCCGCTTTCGGTGGTGGATTCACCTGGGGATCTATTTACTTAAAATGGGCATACGATAAAAAATAA